The following coding sequences are from one Triticum aestivum cultivar Chinese Spring chromosome 5A, IWGSC CS RefSeq v2.1, whole genome shotgun sequence window:
- the LOC123106821 gene encoding PAN domain-containing protein At5g03700-like, translated as MREGKPDPAIAVFLAALFVASAVPLINGADGEEPVTQLSNGFTATHLADAPGRFEPVLYSHNGVFAFGFLRVGSASLDLAVVHLPSSFPLWRATPDRVADWSRPATLSFDSRLVLTVPRVGELWSTLNVVGDTVALLNSSDLVIRLFNGRGTPWRSFENPSDTLVLGQNFTMSSPPLISKNRRFSLRFAKTYMALYMEFYGGSKRPMYWQYTAREAQPENATQPPVYGRLDSRGFFGFYLLGGDQSVDMLAFDTFVRNLTGAFRRMTLDDDGNLRAYYWTEGSKAWTSDYKAISGPCELPTSCGAYGLCVPGGAPRCQCLINSTAPIAPQCRAEESTDLCGGGGGQLFDVVRRNRVSLAYKEQLPFETYKTAAECEQSCAASCSCWGAVYNGGSGYCYLVDFPVETVVYEADDRKVGYFKIRKARQHSAAGRGMSPGVTAAVVVASLVLASLAVAGAYVGWQRWLRQRRAGGVGMEQELTPGHYRDLKSMDSPNNSFKT; from the coding sequence ATGAGGGAAGGCAAGCCTGATCCGGCCATCGCCGTCTTCCTCGCCGCCCTCTTCGTTGCGTCGGCGGTGCCCCTGATCAACGGAGCCGACGGGGAAGAGCCCGTAACGCAGCTGTCGAACGGCTTCACCGCGACGCACTTGGCCGACGCGCCGGGGCGGTTCGAGCCGGTGCTGTACTCGCACAACGGCGTCTTCGCCTTCGGCTTCCTCCGCGTCGGCTCGGCGTCCctggacctcgccgtcgtccacctacCTTCGTCCTTCCCACTCTGGCGTGCCACGCCGGACCGTGTCGCCGACTGGTCGCGGCCGGCTACGCTCTCCTTCGACAGCCGCCTGGTCCTCACCGTCCCCAGGGTCGGCGAGCTCTGGAGCACCCTCAACGTCGTCGGCGATACGGTCGCGCTCCTCAACTCGTCCGACCTCGTCATCCGGCTCTTCAACGGGCGCGGTACGCCTTGGCGTAGCTTTGAAAACCCATCGGACACGCTCGTCCTAGGCCAGAACTTCACCATGTCCTCGCCGCCGCTCATCTCCAAGAACCGCCGCTTCTCTCTGCGGTTCGCCAAGACGTACATGGCGCTGTACATGGAGTTCTACGGTGGAAGCAAGAGGCCGATGTACTGGCAGTACACGGCTCGCGAGGCCCAGCCAGAGAACGCAACGCAGCCGCCGGTGTACGGACGCCTGGACAGCCGCGGCTTCTTCGGGTTCTACCTCCTGGGTGGCGACCAGAGCGTCGACATGCTTGCGTTCGACACATTCGTCCGGAACCTCACCGGCGCCTTTCGGCGGATGACCCTGGACGACGACGGCAACCTCCGCGCATACTACTGGACAGAGGGCTCCAAAGCTTGGACCTCCGACTACAAGGCCATTTCCGGGCCGTGCGAGCTGCCGACCTCGTGCGGCGCTTACGGCCTGTGCGTGCCCGGAGGAGCGCCCAGGTGCCAGTGTCTCATCAACAGCACCGCACCGATCGCCCCGCAATGCCGCGCCGAGGAGTCCACCGACCTCTGCGGGGGCGGCGGGGGGCAGCTGTTCGACGTTGTGCGGCGGAACCGGGTGTCACTGGCGTACAAGGAGCAGCTGCCGTTCGAGACGTACAAgacggcggcggagtgcgagcAGTCGTGCGCGGCCAGCTGCAGCTGCTGGGGCGCGGTGTACAACGGCGGGAGCGGGTACTGCTACCTCGTCGACTTTCCCGTGGAGACGGTGGTGTACGAGGCCGACGACCGGAAGGTGGGCTATTTCAAGATCAGGAAGGCGCGACAGCATAGCGCAGCGGGGCGGGGCATGTCGCCAGGCGTGACAGCCGCGGTGGTGGTTGCGTCGCTGGTCCTGGCGAGCCTGGCCGTGGCCGGGGCGTACGTCGGGTGGCAGCGGTGGCTGCGGCAACGGCGGGCTGGCGGTGTGGGGATGGAGCAGGAGCTGACGCCGGGCCATTACAGGGACCTCAAGTCCATGGACAGCCCAAACAATTCCTTCAAGACGTGA